In the uncultured Methanobrevibacter sp. genome, one interval contains:
- a CDS encoding class I SAM-dependent methyltransferase: MNAKEKTMQHFNKTAASYNSTSDGKFVEPMYEPILNEIQKLQSGKILDVGCGNGNLFTLLPDGKYELYGVDFSENMILEAKHNCKTKASFLVADVEALPFKDNSFDIIICNASFHHYIHPNKALREMQRVLKDGGILLIGDPYVPSLVRPMINILIKFSEKGDHHFYGFKEMKNLFIKNGLSPVYFEKTGEHTALHIAEKL, encoded by the coding sequence ATGAATGCAAAAGAAAAGACTATGCAGCATTTCAACAAAACAGCTGCAAGCTATAATAGTACAAGTGATGGAAAATTTGTTGAACCAATGTATGAGCCAATATTGAATGAAATTCAAAAACTTCAAAGCGGAAAGATTTTAGATGTAGGATGCGGAAATGGGAACCTATTTACCTTACTTCCTGATGGAAAATATGAATTATATGGCGTTGATTTTTCTGAAAACATGATACTTGAGGCTAAACATAACTGTAAAACAAAAGCATCATTTTTAGTTGCTGATGTAGAGGCACTGCCTTTTAAAGACAATAGCTTTGATATTATAATTTGTAATGCTTCATTTCACCATTATATTCATCCAAATAAAGCCTTAAGAGAAATGCAACGTGTTTTGAAAGACGGAGGCATACTCCTGATTGGAGATCCTTATGTTCCCAGTCTTGTAAGACCCATGATAAACATATTAATCAAGTTTTCAGAAAAGGGAGACCATCATTTTTATGGATTTAAAGAAATGAAGAACTTATTTATAAAAAATGGACTTAGTCCAGTTTATTTTGAAAAAACCGGAGAACATACCGCATTACATATTGCTGAAAAACTATAA